In Haliaeetus albicilla chromosome 22, bHalAlb1.1, whole genome shotgun sequence, the genomic window AGGGCGGTGGGGTGGCTTCACCGGGGTCCCCCACGCTAGTCACTGCGGGTGGCTGTGGCCCGGCGTGGGCCCGTGGCCTGGGTGGGAGGGCAACCGCCTGGGGCAGGGAAATGCGGCCATCTTGCCCAGGGCTAGGGGGCTACGCGGCCCCACGCCCACCCCCGGCATGGGGCAGAGCTCTGGGGGAGCCTCGCTGCCTTTCCACCGCCCTGAGCTCCGGGACGCCCTGCCTGGAGCTCTAGGAGCTCAGGGACACCCTGCCTGCGCcccccaggagctgggggaTGCCCTGCCCTCGAGCTCGAGGATACTCTGCCTGTGAGCTCGGGGACACCCTGCCCGCGAGCTCAGGGTGCTCGGGGACACCCTGCCTGCGAGCTCAGGTATACCCTGCCTGCGAGCTCGGAGACAGCCTGCCTGCAAGCTGAGTGAGCCTGGGGACGCCCTGCCTGCAAGCAAGCTTGGGGATACCCTGCGTGTAAGCATGGGGCTACTCTGCTTGCGAGCTCGGGGACACCCTGCTTGTGACCTCAAGGAGCTTGAGGCACCCTGCCTGCAAGCTTGGGGACACCCTGCCTGCACGGCCATGCCTCCCCTGCCCACCAGCGCAAACCGCAGCACTAGTTGCGGGCAGCGGTGGACACGAGCGGGCAGAGTTGGGCGTCTGCTATGGgcctgccgagcccccagcctcctcgccAGGCAGGAGCGTGGCAGCGGCGGCAGTGGCTGGCTCTGACATCCCcgctgggctgtgctgggggctgccatGCCACCGGGGCAGGAAGGAGCAAATTCTACTTGCTTGACCCAAACCCCACGGCACCGGGCTGGGGACACTCCAGGGGCTTCTCTCCTGTGCCAGGGCTCCAGTGGGTGCCACCCGCTCCCcgtgcctctgtcctgccccatccctggtgGTGCTGGGTGCCAGGCCCACTTCTGAATGcatgggttttttccccctttctgtattttgctgtCACTTCTCAGGTCTCTTCCCAGGAAGAGCAGCTGGCGCAGGTTGCGGGAGGTCTGCCGGCGAGGAAGCAggctcttcctccttccccggTATTTAAGAAACTGCTTCCGTGCTGCCCAGTCCTGGGCCTTTCCGTCCCATTCCCTTTAAGCGGCTGCGGCTGGCGGTCCAACATCCCAGAGTGGCTCTCTGGCCAGCTCCCTGGCCCCACCAGGCATCACTGCAAGGAGACAAGGGACAGACCCTGTCTGTATGAAGGGGCGACATCCCTGAGACCTGCTGGGGTTTGGCATATTTTGGGGATGAGTTTGGGGCTGGTTTTTGTTGGGAGCGGGGAGGCAGGTGCCGGCCACTGCCAAATTGGAGCCCTGTGCCACAATCCCACCATAGGCAGCTCTTGGTCTACATGCAGACAGCTGCTCCCGGCAAGTGGGCCAGACCCCCAGGCAcccatcccagccccacaccACCCAGGACACCTATTGGGAGCTCCATGGGAGGGATCCAGTGCAGCGGGTGCTCGGCACCCAGCGCCAGCCTGCACTGACACACTGCCTCGGTGGCTGGGGACAAAAGTCTTCCTGGCCCTGTGGGCTGAGCTGGgatccttccccacccccctgGGATGCACCGGGATCCTTCCACATCCCCTTGGAATGAGCTGTGGtccttctccatccctctgGGCTGAGCTGTGGTCCTTCTCCATCCCCCTGGGCTGAGCTGGGATCCTTTCCCATCCGTCCCAGATGAGCTGGGATCTTTCCCCGTCCCTGTGTATCTTGGAGGAGTTGCAGTGCCTTCCCTGGTCACAACAGGCAATGGGTGGCCTGGGAGGGCTCAAGGTGCTGCCTGGGCACACGGCAGTGCTATGAGCTGGGCTTGGCTTTGCTGCTTAGAACCCTGGGCTCCCAAACCTCCGTGGTTCCTCCGTGGCCTcgcagggaaggcagggagggcaggacGCCGGGCTTTGCTTTCCAGCCCAGTGTTGGCAAGGCGCTGGGTGGGATGGGCCCGTCTCCCCATGCTGGAGCCGCCGGGCACCTGGGCTGGAGGCCGAAGCCTGTCTTATCTCGCCTCGCGCCGGCAGCCTGGCCCTTGTGTTTAGTCTTCAGTGCCTTGCAGCATCTCTGGCGCCGGTGGCCTGACTTGCAtctggtgggtgctgggtgcttGCATGCACCCTggagagagctgctgctggcagcagcagggaggtgaaaCGGCCGGTGGCGTGGCGGGGGCTGCCGGTCACGTTGCTTTGGCGTAATGGCCAGCTATCACCCCGACACTTGGCTTATTAATTGCTGGTGCTGGCCACTGCCCAGCGGGCTCACCATCGCCACGATCCAAAACCCTTGCCAAAATTTGGTCGCCCTGCTCCCTGGGCTGTCTTGGGGAAGAAGCTGGACCCCCACAGCGGTGGGCTTTGCTCGGGGGGCTGGTGCCGGGGACCCAAGCGTGTTGGCCTTGGCCGGCCGAAGCCCTTCTTGCCGCCATCCCTGCTTGCTGCCAGCAGCATTGCTGGCTCTGGGAGGTATTTCCCGGCCCATCTGCAGGGTGAGGGCGCGGGGGGcgaggaggcggcggcaggaagcaggcaggagctgcggCTTGGGGTGGGACGGGGGCTTCTCTGCTGGGAGCTGTCATCTGGAAGCCATCAGTggggcgggaaggagggagccgCCTTCCCGGGGCCACACACGCCGGCCGGCCCCGCAGGGACCCAGCCGGCCGGCTCGCAGCCTGCCTTGCCCGTCCGGGGGTCCCTGCTGTGCCCTGCCTTCCCCTCGGCTCTACCCGCCCAGGCTTGCCACCAGTGCTGGTGCTGGGCAGCCCGTGTCCAAGCCTGGCAGAGCCACGGGGCTGCAGCGGGGCTGCTGTTCGGTCGATGCATCCCCCAGAGCTTTGGATATGAGGGTGGAGAAACCCACCCAGCCACTTTTGTGCTCTCCAGCACTGCAGCCATCATCCGCTCTGTGTTTCCCATCCCTTTGGTGGCTCGGCATTGTCATTGCAAAGCGAGGGGGGACCCGGTGGAGGCAAGCTGGCGGCAGGGgtgcagccccctcctccctAACCCCGTGCCTCTCTCACAGCTTGGCTAACATCCCGTTGACTCCGGAGACCCAGCGGGACCAGGAGCGACGGATACGCAGGGAAATCGCTAACAGCAACGAGAGACGGCGGATGCAGAGCATCAATGCTGGCTTCCAGTCTCTGAAAACCCTCATCCCACACACGGACGGGGAGAAGCTCAGCAAGGTGAGCAGGACGTCACCGGGGCTGCGGCAATGCGGGATGCAGATGCCGGTCCTGCACGCGGAGGTTTTTGGCGTTGCTTGTTGGCAGGACGGGGCTGTAAGAGTAATTGGGGATATTTGCATATGTTATTTCAGCGATGGAGGCCTCTCCTGGGGAGGTTTCCGTGGTGGGGGTAGGTGTGCATCGCAAACCTGATGTCCTGGAGCGGGCTGGGTGCGTGTGACAGCACCCAGTGCCCCAGGAGCAGGGTGGCATGTGCCTGGGTGACAAGGTGGTCCCACTGCGTGTGGGTGAGAAGGTGGCACTTAGCAGCTGGTTGGATTCCCGAGACGGGTGAACTGGAGGTTCACTGTGGTGGAAATCCCAGGGAAGCCCCGGGGGTGAAGCAGACCCTGGATGGAGACGCAGGAGCCGGGCaaggagcagtgctgctgcctcctgagCAGGGAGAGAGCTCAGCAGgagggggggcttggggggacGCCGGAGTTTCTCCTGCCTCAGCCTGCCCCTCCCGGCTCTCCTGCAGGCAGCCATCCTCCAGCAGACTGCCGAGTACATCTTCtccctggagcaggagaagactCGGCTACTGCAGCAGAACACCCAGCTCAAGCGGTTCATCCAGGTAATGCCTGCCTGTGCGccccagggatgggacaggagGGGATGAGACTGTCCCAGCTGACCGGGGAGGGAACATAGTTGCTGTTCTTTGGGGTCGGGGCAAGACTCTCTGCCCTGATAAGCTGGGGAACGGAGATGTTTCGCACCctcctggcagggcaggggagccCTATTCAACCTGGCATCCCTTAcctggcaggaggagaagggctggggTCCCATTTTCCATTTGGGGTATCGGGGTATGGCCTGGTGGCAGCTCCGGCTATGGGGTGGCCCGGTTGAACTGTCCTGGGTGTCACAGTGTGAGAAGTGGGTTTGCACAAGGCAGGGGGGGTGAGGACCAGGAGGGTGGGCACACGCAGGGTGCAAGAGCCCGTCCGTCCCCAGGTGTCAACCCCATGTGCTGCCCAGGTGCCCCGGGAGACCTTTGCCGGCAGGGAGCTGTGTTGGGGGCCAGCCAAGGGGGTGGCATTACCCAGACATGGTCCGGATGGTGGGGGAGCATCAGGGCTGGTCCCCGTCCCCTGACACCACATCCCTGCGGCAGGAGTTCAGCGGCTCCTCCCCGAAACGGCGACGGGCGGAGGACAAAGATGAGGGGATCGGCTCGCCAGACATCTGGGAGGATGAGAAGGCTGAGGATCTGCGGCGGGAGATGATCGAGCTCCGGCAGCAGCTGGACAAGGAGCGCTCGGTCCGCATGATGCTGGAGGAGCAGGTGAGGCCTTGCGGGGCCGGATCCGGCTGCAGCTGCGGCGCTGCCGCCTGTGCAGCACCGCGCTGGCTGTGCGCAGGGCGGGCTCGCCCTCTAGCGGGCTCTGCCACGGCCGTGCCGGAGCCCCCACCAGCGACGCCGGCACTGCCGTGGTGTAAGGGGGTGTAACGGGTCATCTGCTCTGGCCACCTTTGCTCAGCGCTTGGCCGTGGGCTCCCTGGCTCTGCTGTGGCCACCCCACGGAGGGGTACGGGCCACAGCTGGGGATTGAGGGGGGTGCCATGCCGGGAGTGGGTGCCATGCCGGGAGCAGGCTGGGCTCCCCACCGATATTGGAGCTCTCTCTGCTGGCAGGTTCGCTCCCTGGAGGCCCACATGTACCCTGAGAAGCTGAAGGTGATCGCTCAGCAagtgcagctccagcagcagcaggaacaggtGAGGTTGCTGCACCAGGAGAAGCTAGAGCGTGAGCAGCAGATACGAACCCAGGTGAGTGTGTGGATGCTGTCCCAGCCCACCCTGGCCATAGCCCAcccatggggacatggggacatccCAGTAGCCTCCCACCCTGCGAGCGGTGCAGCCAGGCACGCGGGCAGTGAAATACAGGGAATCGGGGCGGTTCGGCGATGTGCTTGGCACCTCCCCTGGGCTAGCTGAGTCGGACAGCAATGTCCCAGCAAAGCTCTCGCACTTGGGGAACTGGGAAAAGGTTGGCCCACGGCCCCCTGCAGCGCTTAGGGGGGCTGCACTCACAGGCTTGGACCATGCCACGGCAGCTTCCAAGCGGCTCCATTCCCTGGTGTGGAGGGCTTTGTATGgggaaagctgctttctggTGGGCAGAGATTCAGCTTGGTGCTAGTGAGCCCATGGTTTTCCAAGGCTGTGCTGGGAGGTGCTGGATGCGGCCGCCCTCGACTTGCCCCTCCACGGCGCTGTGTCCCTCCCCGCTAGGTTCTCCCTGCTGGTCACGGGTGGAGAGCAGCTCCCACTCCAGTGAGCTGCAGTCCTGCTCCGGCTCCCATTGGGCACGTTTCCTCACCCTCGGGCGATGAACGGGTATCCAACCCATCCGTGGGTGATGCCAGCAGTCCTGATGGCACTGCTGCCAGCAATTGATGCAGGTCATGCTCTACATGCTGGAGCGGGTGGTTTGCAGCAGCCTGGAGGCCATCTCTGGGGGTTTACCTCTCACTGGGTGACTCCCACTGagttttggggacccccaaaCTGCTCCCTGCCACCTGCCAGGCTGGGAAAGGGGAGCGGGCGAGCTGGCAGGTGTTGCTGCCAGGCAGACGTGGCAGGACTGCGGGGACAGGAGCCTTCAGCCTTTTCCCCCAGCACAGTTGGATTTGCCAACGGTTGGGGGAGCCTTACGCCAGCTTGGTGCAGTGAGGAGGCGAGCATGGTGCCGGCACCCTGTCCTTGCTCGCTGCTGCCCTCGAGCTCAGCCCTGGGGCTTGCTGGCCTGGGGACCTtcaaagggagggagaaaaaccagcttcctccctcctttggcTTCTGTGGAGCTGTGTCCCCGCAGGATCCCTCCTGGCCACCTCCCGGGGAAGTTCAGCCTATTTTTAGGTGAACTCTCCTTAGCCTCCTGCTAGGGCGGATCTTCCCATCCGCTGATTTAATGAGGATCTCCGAGGGGTGCGGCGGGTTCCCAGCTGCGCAGGTCAGGGCGATGGGAGGGCTGGCACTTGCCTCTCCTGGCTTAAAAGCCCAAATCTTTTACCCTTCAGGGTACGGGGAATCCTTCACATTCCGCTTTGCCAAAGCTAAGGTGATGGCAGCTCTCAGCTGGCACCCTCTCGCGTCCATCTGGGACAGGTGAACTggagcagctgagctgctgcttcagctttTATGGGCTCTCAAAGGAGTCTGTGCTCTGCAAACAAGCGTGATGCTCTTCCTGTCACTGCTGTGCCCAGGTCCCTGCTGACTGCAGGGGTTTTTGCTtctctccccagctcctgccatcacatgctcccccagcacccacccaccACCCCACTGTGATCGTTCCAGCGCCGCCTCCCTCCCATCACGTCACTGTGGTCACTATGGGCCCGTCCTCGGTCATCAACACAGTCTCCACGTCCCGGCAAAACCTGGACACCATCGTTCAGGTaaggggggcactggggaggaccacagtggggggggggggggtgtctttgAGGGCTTCTGAACCCCCTTGGGTGCATCAGAGGGGGGGACACGATGTCCTGACAGCAGTCGGTTGCCCTCGGCAGGCGATCCAACACATTGAGGGGACgcaggagaagcagctgcaggaagaggagcagagacGTGCTGTCATCGTGACGCCGGCACGCGCTTGCCCCGAGCCTTCCGCCTCCGACACCGCCTCCGACACCGAGGGCAATGACAGTGACTCCATGGACCAGAGCAAAGAAGAGCCCTCGGGAGACGGGGAGCTGCCCTGACACcccctggctggcagctggggaggggagccggggtggggtgggggggaaacgTCAGAGAATAtgctgaaatttttaaaaaatacaacgCGATTTGGGTCTCTTTTATGACCTTTTTCCAATACTGTAAAGCAGAGCGCTAGAAGCAGGCAAAGGTCACCCTTCAGCTCCCGGGGGGGGCGGCTCGGGGGTGGGTGGGCGCTCAAGGGCGGCCACACAGGGATGCGGGGGGCTCGGGGTGCAGCGGGACAGTGGCAGGGGAGTGTTAGGGATGGGGGGTCgctgccccccaccctgttttatcagcccccccccgccactgaCCCATGGGGTATCCTGCCAACTTGGCAGCAGCCCCGGTGTTCCCAATGGCATTCCCTTGGGTTGGGatcttaatttgttttttcttcctcttttgtgtttttttttttaattaaatgttcatttttaagcAGGGGGGAGATGCCAAGTGACACGGCAGCAAAGGCgggacagggacccccagcTTTGGGGTACAACCAGCCCCACCACGGCTTCTGCACCCCACGTGGGGCAGAGAAAACCCAACTTTGGAGAGTAAAAAAATCCCGGGATTATGCCACCGGAGCACAGGCAGGAGGGCTGGCATGTGCCATCCCCCCGGCATTTCCAACGCCCACCTCCTTGGCACGGGGATGGCGGTTTGGGGGCTGATTTTACacccctgtccctgtccccgtccccatccccgtccccatccctgtcccgTCATCCTGCTCCCATCCCTCCTTTAAGCACTTAATCCGGTTCGCGGGGTCCGTCAGCTCCGAAGAGCTTTTCTATTTCGTGATTCTGTCGCTTGGGTCTGTCATGGCgggcgggggggtccccattttgtgtgtgtccccccctctCACCCCTGCTGCCCCCCGCCCGGCTGTAGGGTTTTAGGCCAGTTGTGTGTAGAGCCTCGGTGGTATTTGGTAGGTTCCCCCCCAGCCGCAGCTGTTTCTCggttcctttcccttttt contains:
- the TFAP4 gene encoding transcription factor AP-4; the encoded protein is MEYFMVPAQKVPSLQHFRKSEKEVIGGLCSLANIPLTPETQRDQERRIRREIANSNERRRMQSINAGFQSLKTLIPHTDGEKLSKAAILQQTAEYIFSLEQEKTRLLQQNTQLKRFIQEFSGSSPKRRRAEDKDEGIGSPDIWEDEKAEDLRREMIELRQQLDKERSVRMMLEEQVRSLEAHMYPEKLKVIAQQVQLQQQQEQVRLLHQEKLEREQQIRTQLLPSHAPPAPTHHPTVIVPAPPPSHHVTVVTMGPSSVINTVSTSRQNLDTIVQAIQHIEGTQEKQLQEEEQRRAVIVTPARACPEPSASDTASDTEGNDSDSMDQSKEEPSGDGELP